The Accipiter gentilis chromosome 7, bAccGen1.1, whole genome shotgun sequence genome includes a region encoding these proteins:
- the CCDC92 gene encoding coiled-coil domain-containing protein 92 — MATSNLENQLQSAQKNLLFLQREHANTLKGLHAEIRRLQQHCTDLTYELTVKSSDLSGNGISRSDELKRKCEDLEAQLKVKEAENNELLKELEQKNAMIMVLENTIKEREKKYLEELKMKSHKLNMLSSELEQRASTIAYLTSQLHATKKKLMSSSGTSEGTPSGSPVLSNYKPSPPKDKLPETPRRRMKKSLSTPLNPEFEEAYRIGSDSRKLLLREPVDAMPDPTPFLLARETAEVHLIKERPLVIPPIASDRASGESHSPAREKPHKAHIGVAHRIHHVTPSQPQPEVETLAVDQVHGSKAVRKHSGTDRTV, encoded by the exons ATGGCAACTTCAAACCTGGAGAACCAGCTACAGAGTGCCCAGAAGAATCTGTTGTTTCTCCAGCGAGAACATGCCAACACATTGAAAGGCCTGCATGCTGAGATTCGAcgcctgcagcagcactgcacag ATTTAACCTATGAGCTGACTGTAAAGAGTTCAGACTTGTCAG GAAATGGTATTTCAAGAAGTGATGAACTCAAAAGAAAGTGCGAAGATCTTGAAGCTCAGCTGAAAGTCAAAGAGGCTGAAAATAATGAATTATTGAAAGAACTTGAGCAAAAGAATGCAATGATAATGGTGCTGGAAAACActattaaagaaagagaaaagaagtatttggaagagttaaaaatgaaaagccatAAGCTCAATATGTTGTCAAGTGAACTAGAGCAGAGAGCGAGCACTATTGCTTACTTAACATCTCAGCTGCATGCAACTAAGAAGAAGCTGATGAGTTCAAGTGGGACTTCGGAGGGGACCCCTTCTGGCAGTCCTGTGTTGTCCAACTATAAGCCGTCCCCTCCCAAAGATAAACTGCCGGAGACTCCGCGGCGCAGAATGAAGAAGAGTCTGTCGACACCGCTCAACCCCGAGTTTGAAGAGGCCTACAGAATAGGGTCGGATAGCCGGAAGCTGCTGTTAAGAGAGCCCGTGGATGCCATGCCTGATCCCACTCCGTTTCTGTTAGCCAGGGAAACGGCAGAGGTACATCTTATTAAGGAGAGGCCGTTAGTTATTCCACCTATTGCTTCAGATCGTGCATCCGGTGAATCGCACAGCCCAGCCCGAGAGAAGCCGCACAAGGCACACATTGGGGTGGCGCATCGCATCCACCATGTCACGCCATCCCAGCCTCAGCCGGAGGTTGAAACGCTGGCAGTGGATCAGGTCCATGGAAGCAAAGCGGTCAGAAAGCACTCGGGGACAGACAGAACTGTTTGA